One window of Marinomonas primoryensis genomic DNA carries:
- the rarD gene encoding EamA family transporter RarD, translated as MQSSSRSGIFYALTAFTLWAIAPIYFKEMSFVPATEILAHRVIWSCLIVLVLIILLRYTNALKTVLRSPKTLMAMLVSTILIGVNWGTFIWAIQNNQMLSASLGYYINPLISILLGVIFFKEKLDRVRKAAVVLCFCAVVFEVIQFGSLPWIALSLAITFGFYGLVRKKVAVDSFTGMAIETAILLPFALLYLMMSDSPTANIFGNNASVNWLLFAAGPVTMVPLMCFAAAANRVSLVTLGFFQYIGPTGMFFLAVFLYDEPLSVEKLTTFVLIWSALAMLIVDSIRRIRKTKAANFTAKKETL; from the coding sequence ATGCAAAGCTCTTCTCGAAGTGGCATTTTTTATGCGTTAACGGCGTTTACTCTATGGGCAATCGCGCCTATTTATTTCAAAGAAATGTCTTTCGTGCCTGCGACGGAAATCCTTGCCCATCGCGTGATCTGGTCCTGTCTTATCGTCTTGGTTTTAATCATTTTACTACGCTATACCAATGCGTTGAAAACCGTTTTGCGATCACCTAAAACGCTGATGGCCATGCTCGTATCGACGATTTTGATCGGGGTGAATTGGGGTACATTTATCTGGGCAATACAAAACAATCAAATGTTAAGCGCCAGTTTGGGATATTACATTAACCCATTAATTAGTATTTTATTGGGTGTCATTTTCTTTAAGGAAAAGCTGGATAGGGTACGTAAAGCAGCAGTCGTTCTGTGTTTTTGCGCCGTGGTTTTTGAAGTCATTCAGTTTGGTTCATTGCCTTGGATTGCGCTTTCCCTAGCGATTACCTTTGGATTTTATGGTTTAGTGCGTAAGAAAGTAGCCGTTGATAGCTTTACCGGCATGGCGATTGAGACCGCCATTCTTTTGCCTTTCGCTCTCTTGTATTTAATGATGAGTGATTCCCCTACTGCAAATATTTTCGGAAATAATGCGAGTGTAAATTGGTTACTGTTTGCTGCGGGTCCTGTCACTATGGTGCCGCTGATGTGCTTTGCAGCGGCGGCGAATCGAGTCAGTCTTGTGACACTGGGTTTCTTCCAATACATTGGTCCAACGGGGATGTTTTTTCTGGCGGTGTTCTTATATGACGAGCCATTAAGCGTAGAAAAACTCACAACCTTCGTGCTTATTTGGTCCGCTCTTGCCATGTTGATTGTGGACTCTATTCGTCGCATACGAAAAACTAAAGCGGCGAACTTCACGGCTAAAAAAGAAACTCTGTAA
- a CDS encoding ATP-grasp domain-containing protein: MKIITFDALRTLHLPHVRYIKPESMYEHLDEIKQADWLLFPQYWQLNALIYGLKKRIFPSLASYMIGHDKVEMTRTFRTLVPQQHPYTIIAANTPYEAERIWDEMPSPFVAKIPRSSMGNGVFLIETLGQWRDYIAQSDVLYAQEYLPIDRDMRIIWVGNKIVSGYWRLQSDNGFHNNVSQGGQVEVALIPKEAQDLVTYLAESLDINHAGFDIAMVGSVPYVIELNRIFGNQGLKNIQHGVNTELLNYLNEQHLLSTANLIVQPVGF; the protein is encoded by the coding sequence ATGAAGATCATCACTTTCGACGCATTAAGAACGCTCCACTTACCTCATGTGAGGTATATCAAACCCGAGTCCATGTACGAACATCTAGACGAAATAAAACAAGCCGATTGGCTTCTTTTCCCTCAGTACTGGCAACTTAATGCTCTGATTTATGGTCTTAAAAAACGTATTTTCCCAAGCCTTGCCTCTTATATGATAGGCCACGATAAAGTAGAAATGACGCGTACATTTCGTACCCTCGTACCACAACAACATCCTTATACTATCATTGCAGCAAATACGCCTTATGAAGCTGAACGAATCTGGGATGAAATGCCGTCGCCATTTGTGGCAAAAATTCCACGCAGCAGCATGGGGAATGGCGTATTTTTGATAGAAACACTCGGCCAATGGCGCGACTATATCGCTCAATCTGATGTGTTATATGCTCAAGAGTATCTGCCAATAGACAGAGATATGCGTATTATTTGGGTCGGAAATAAAATCGTCAGCGGTTATTGGCGCTTGCAATCAGACAATGGTTTTCATAATAACGTCAGCCAAGGCGGACAGGTGGAAGTTGCTCTGATCCCAAAAGAAGCGCAAGACCTAGTTACCTATCTCGCTGAATCTTTAGATATTAACCACGCAGGATTTGACATAGCTATGGTTGGATCAGTGCCTTATGTAATTGAATTGAATCGTATTTTTGGCAATCAAGGATTGAAAAATATTCAACACGGCGTCAACACAGAGCTGCTCAACTATCTAAATGAGCAACACTTACTGTCGACGGCTAACTTAATAGTGCAGCCCGTTGGATTTTAA
- a CDS encoding ABC transporter substrate-binding protein: protein MKNSPYILSLALATAATLSAAPAMAKGKLNVICSTDTDWCSLMETSFEAETGIDVALIRKSSGEAYAQLRAESKNPKIDIWWGGTGDPHLQAAAEKLTQVYKPKALPDLRDWAQNQAKVSGYRTVGVYAGALGFGYNEDILKSKGLPAPQCWKDLAKPIYKGEVQVANPNSSGTSYTALATFVQMMGEDQAFDYLAQLHKNINQYTKSGSAPIKAASNGETAIGITFIHDIVKQVKKGYPVKAVAPCEGTGYEVGSMSIVKGARHLKEAKIWAEFALRPDIQTMADKANAYQVPSNKLATTPPGAPDFDTLKLIDYDFAKYGSADTRQHLLQRWDAEIKSLPR, encoded by the coding sequence ATGAAAAACTCTCCCTATATCCTTAGCCTTGCTCTCGCGACAGCGGCGACACTCAGCGCCGCACCTGCGATGGCAAAAGGTAAGCTAAATGTTATTTGTTCAACCGATACAGATTGGTGTAGCTTGATGGAAACAAGCTTTGAAGCAGAAACAGGCATTGATGTCGCTCTTATTCGTAAGAGCTCAGGCGAAGCTTACGCTCAACTGCGAGCGGAATCGAAAAATCCAAAAATTGATATTTGGTGGGGTGGCACCGGTGATCCACACCTTCAAGCAGCGGCAGAAAAACTCACTCAAGTGTATAAACCTAAAGCCCTTCCTGATCTACGTGATTGGGCTCAGAATCAAGCAAAAGTATCCGGTTATCGTACTGTCGGTGTTTACGCGGGCGCACTGGGCTTTGGCTACAATGAAGACATTCTGAAATCCAAAGGACTTCCAGCACCACAATGTTGGAAAGACCTCGCCAAGCCAATCTACAAAGGCGAAGTGCAAGTTGCCAATCCTAATTCATCCGGCACGTCATACACGGCATTGGCGACTTTTGTGCAAATGATGGGTGAAGATCAGGCATTTGATTACCTTGCTCAGCTGCACAAAAACATCAACCAATACACAAAATCTGGCTCCGCGCCGATTAAAGCCGCGTCCAATGGTGAAACGGCCATCGGTATCACCTTCATTCACGACATCGTCAAACAGGTGAAAAAAGGTTACCCCGTCAAAGCCGTCGCACCTTGTGAAGGCACTGGTTATGAAGTGGGATCGATGAGCATAGTAAAAGGCGCTCGTCACTTAAAAGAAGCCAAAATCTGGGCTGAGTTTGCCTTACGTCCTGACATTCAAACCATGGCCGATAAAGCCAACGCGTATCAAGTACCATCGAACAAATTGGCAACAACGCCGCCAGGCGCGCCTGATTTCGATACTCTAAAACTGATCGATTACGACTTTGCAAAATATGGGTCCGCGGACACGCGCCAACATTTGTTGCAACGTTGGGATGCTGAGATCAAATCTCTACCACGTTAA
- a CDS encoding FAD-dependent oxidoreductase has translation MKKIGLLVLIAILAAGFFYFDLHQLLTLQGLKSGLAQFEVWRAESPLLVGGAFLILYVIVTALSLPGAVIMTLAAGALFGLGWGLLIVSFASSIGATLAFLVSRYLLQDMVQKRFGDRLKAINEGVEKEGAFYLFTLRLVPIFPFFLINLLMGLTNIRAVTFYWVSQVGMLAGTFVFVNAGTQLGQLESLSGILSPSLLLSFVLLGVFPLIAKKLLNVIKARRVYAGFTKPKTFDRNLIVIGAGAGGLVSAYIAAAVKAKVTLIEANKMGGDCLNYGCIPSKALIKSAKVAQQMRHAENYGLDSSEPTFSFKKVMARVHDVISKIEPHDSVERYTNLGVDVVQGYAQLIDPWTVEIKLNDGGTQRLTARSIVLATGARPFVPDLPGLNDVGYYTSDNLWEEFAKFDEAPKRLVVLGGGPIGSELAQSFARLGSKVTQVERAARIMAREDEEVSELVQESMRSDGVTTLTSHNAIRCEKEGDVKRLIVEKDGVESVIEFDALLCAVGRQARLEGYGLENLGVETKRTIVTNDYLETLFPNIFAVGDVAGPYQFTHVAAHQAWFAAVNALFGTFKKFRADYRVIPWATFVDPEVARVGLSEQDAKEQGIAYEMVRYGLDDLDRAIAESATKGFVKVLTVPGKDKILGVTIVGEHSGELLAEFVLAMKHGLGLNKILGTIHTYPTWAESNKYAAGEWKRAHTPERILAWVEKYHTWRRG, from the coding sequence ATGAAGAAAATCGGATTATTGGTGTTAATCGCTATTTTGGCTGCGGGGTTTTTCTATTTTGATCTGCACCAGTTATTAACATTGCAGGGTTTGAAGTCCGGCCTCGCTCAGTTTGAAGTATGGCGGGCTGAAAGCCCTCTGCTTGTTGGTGGCGCATTTTTGATTCTGTATGTCATTGTGACTGCCTTGTCTTTACCCGGTGCCGTGATTATGACACTGGCGGCGGGCGCATTGTTTGGTTTAGGTTGGGGTCTGCTTATCGTTTCTTTTGCTAGTAGCATTGGTGCGACCTTGGCGTTTCTTGTTTCTCGTTACTTACTTCAAGACATGGTGCAAAAGCGCTTTGGTGATCGTCTTAAAGCGATCAATGAAGGCGTTGAAAAAGAAGGCGCGTTTTATTTGTTTACGCTTCGCCTTGTTCCTATTTTCCCTTTCTTTTTAATAAATTTGTTGATGGGACTGACGAATATTCGCGCGGTGACATTTTATTGGGTCAGCCAAGTAGGTATGTTGGCGGGCACGTTTGTTTTCGTTAATGCGGGGACGCAATTGGGACAGTTAGAAAGTTTATCCGGTATTTTATCGCCTTCCTTGTTGTTGTCTTTTGTTTTGTTAGGCGTGTTCCCTTTGATTGCAAAAAAATTATTGAACGTTATTAAAGCGCGTCGTGTGTACGCGGGTTTTACGAAGCCAAAAACATTTGATCGTAACCTTATTGTTATTGGCGCTGGTGCGGGTGGTTTAGTAAGCGCTTACATTGCAGCGGCGGTAAAAGCCAAAGTGACACTAATTGAAGCCAATAAAATGGGCGGTGATTGCCTTAACTATGGATGTATCCCAAGTAAGGCTTTGATCAAGAGTGCGAAAGTGGCGCAGCAAATGCGCCATGCTGAAAACTACGGTTTAGACAGCAGTGAACCGACCTTTTCGTTCAAAAAAGTCATGGCGCGTGTTCATGATGTGATTAGTAAAATAGAGCCTCATGATAGCGTAGAGCGCTATACGAATCTTGGTGTAGACGTCGTACAAGGTTACGCTCAATTAATTGATCCTTGGACAGTAGAAATCAAGCTAAATGATGGTGGTACTCAGCGTCTGACGGCGCGGAGTATTGTGCTGGCGACGGGCGCGCGTCCATTTGTCCCTGATTTACCGGGTTTGAATGACGTGGGTTATTACACCAGTGATAACTTGTGGGAAGAATTTGCTAAGTTCGATGAAGCGCCAAAACGTCTTGTCGTATTAGGCGGTGGCCCAATCGGTTCTGAATTGGCGCAAAGTTTTGCTCGTTTAGGTTCTAAGGTGACTCAGGTCGAACGTGCAGCGCGAATTATGGCCAGAGAAGACGAAGAAGTGTCTGAACTTGTTCAAGAAAGCATGAGATCCGATGGCGTAACGACCCTGACGTCTCATAATGCGATTCGTTGTGAAAAAGAAGGTGATGTTAAGCGCTTGATCGTTGAAAAAGACGGTGTTGAAAGCGTGATTGAATTTGATGCGCTACTTTGTGCCGTTGGTCGTCAAGCACGTCTTGAAGGTTACGGTTTAGAAAACTTAGGCGTCGAAACCAAGCGTACTATCGTCACCAACGATTACCTTGAAACCTTGTTTCCGAACATTTTTGCGGTAGGCGATGTGGCTGGCCCTTATCAATTCACTCACGTTGCAGCTCATCAAGCTTGGTTTGCGGCGGTGAATGCGTTGTTTGGTACATTCAAAAAATTCCGTGCGGATTACCGAGTGATTCCATGGGCGACCTTTGTTGATCCTGAAGTGGCTCGCGTTGGCTTAAGCGAACAAGATGCGAAAGAACAAGGCATCGCTTATGAAATGGTTCGTTACGGCCTTGATGACCTAGATCGCGCCATTGCAGAAAGCGCGACGAAAGGCTTTGTGAAAGTCTTAACCGTGCCAGGGAAGGATAAAATCTTGGGCGTTACCATTGTGGGAGAGCATTCTGGCGAGTTATTGGCTGAGTTTGTTTTGGCGATGAAACACGGCTTAGGCTTGAATAAAATCTTAGGCACGATTCATACATACCCAACATGGGCGGAATCCAATAAATACGCAGCAGGCGAGTGGAAACGCGCTCATACACCAGAGCGTATATTGGCTTGGGTCGAAAAATACCACACATGGCGTCGAGGTTAA
- a CDS encoding ABC transporter permease: MKHSFIPWLLLGWIGFLLMPWYLLEDGFWSFVWLTDGYPTDLYYAPAILQGMLGDKLWLLPLALPLIAPLRLISLQKNDPRYSRYLIFSGALGLIYMMSQGFAIGISGWQFAGLDTLFGELEQQQYGFGYGAMLCGLSFLMLLTTGLAATGFLKGDVFVTGSIGLIVALVGLFVFFPVSQVLLSAFMNNDGVFAPTAFFGKLFSDNIWSLSCLSDGYTCGTAWNSLTLAVLTATITTLLGLSFALVVTRTGFRWKKSLRLLTVLPIITPPFVIGLALILLFGRSGVVTEIFADVFNIEPGRWIYGMPGVLFAQVLSFTPISFLVLIGVVEGVSPSMEEASQTLRANRWHTFVNVSLPLMRPGLANAFLLAFIESLADFGNPMVLGGDFDVLSTEIFFAIVGAQNDQGYAAVLAIILLFFTLSAFFLQRHWIGKKSYTTVTGKADSGTYMGLNHGMKLACYMTALPWAALTIVIYGMIMFGGFVQNWGYDNSFTFQHYQDAFSIGWGEFGVIWEGAAWDSLWTTLSISAIAAPFTAIVGLLTAYLLVRQQFKWKSAFEFGTMLSFAIPGTVIGISYILAFNVPPLELTGTGVILIICFVFRNMPVGVRGGIAAMSQLDKSLDEASLTLGANSLMTFRRIILPLLRPAIIAALVYSFVRAITSVSAVIFLVSADHNMATSYIIGLVENGEYGIAIAYCSVLILVMLTTIIGINVFVGERRLRRNVSVSASTTSSSNSGPSLKEKHA, translated from the coding sequence GTGAAACACTCTTTTATCCCGTGGCTGTTACTCGGCTGGATCGGTTTTTTACTGATGCCTTGGTATCTGCTCGAAGACGGCTTTTGGTCATTTGTTTGGTTAACCGATGGTTACCCAACCGACTTATATTACGCGCCAGCGATTTTACAAGGAATGCTTGGTGACAAGCTCTGGCTGCTGCCGTTAGCCTTACCTTTAATCGCACCATTACGACTCATTTCGTTACAAAAAAATGACCCAAGATACAGTCGTTATCTGATTTTTTCGGGAGCTCTCGGCCTTATTTACATGATGAGCCAAGGCTTTGCCATTGGCATCAGTGGCTGGCAGTTTGCTGGGTTAGACACCTTATTTGGTGAGTTAGAACAACAACAATACGGCTTTGGCTACGGCGCCATGCTCTGCGGTTTGTCTTTTTTGATGCTATTAACCACAGGGCTTGCTGCGACCGGTTTTTTGAAGGGTGATGTGTTTGTCACTGGCAGCATAGGTTTGATCGTTGCCTTGGTTGGCTTGTTTGTCTTTTTCCCCGTTAGCCAAGTATTGCTTAGCGCCTTTATGAATAACGACGGCGTATTTGCACCGACCGCGTTCTTTGGCAAATTATTTAGCGATAACATTTGGTCATTATCGTGTTTAAGCGATGGTTATACTTGCGGCACCGCATGGAACTCGCTGACGCTGGCCGTTTTGACTGCCACTATCACGACCTTGCTCGGTTTGTCCTTCGCATTAGTGGTCACACGCACTGGCTTTCGTTGGAAAAAATCGTTACGCCTGCTCACCGTTTTACCGATTATCACACCGCCGTTTGTCATTGGTTTGGCGCTGATTCTATTATTTGGCCGCTCTGGCGTGGTGACAGAAATCTTCGCTGATGTGTTTAATATTGAGCCAGGTCGATGGATCTATGGCATGCCCGGTGTATTGTTCGCCCAAGTACTGTCTTTCACTCCCATTTCTTTTTTGGTGTTGATTGGCGTTGTCGAAGGCGTCAGCCCTTCTATGGAAGAAGCGTCTCAAACCTTGCGAGCAAACCGCTGGCATACTTTTGTTAACGTCTCTCTGCCGCTCATGCGTCCAGGCTTAGCCAATGCCTTTTTACTGGCCTTCATTGAAAGCTTGGCCGATTTCGGTAACCCAATGGTGCTTGGCGGTGATTTTGATGTTCTTTCTACGGAAATCTTCTTCGCCATTGTGGGGGCACAAAACGACCAAGGTTATGCCGCAGTATTGGCCATCATTTTGCTATTTTTCACCTTGAGTGCCTTTTTTCTACAGCGTCATTGGATCGGTAAGAAATCGTATACTACCGTGACTGGCAAAGCGGATTCCGGCACGTATATGGGCTTAAACCATGGAATGAAGTTAGCCTGCTATATGACGGCTTTGCCTTGGGCAGCGTTAACCATCGTCATTTACGGCATGATCATGTTTGGTGGCTTTGTGCAGAACTGGGGCTACGACAACAGCTTTACCTTTCAGCACTATCAGGATGCATTCTCTATTGGCTGGGGCGAGTTTGGTGTCATTTGGGAAGGCGCCGCGTGGGATTCTCTGTGGACGACACTGAGTATTTCAGCCATTGCCGCACCATTCACCGCCATCGTTGGCTTGCTCACCGCTTACCTATTGGTACGTCAGCAGTTCAAATGGAAAAGCGCTTTTGAGTTTGGCACCATGCTGAGTTTTGCTATTCCAGGCACGGTTATCGGTATCAGTTATATCCTTGCCTTTAACGTTCCACCGTTGGAACTCACTGGCACGGGCGTGATTCTAATTATCTGTTTTGTCTTCCGTAATATGCCTGTTGGTGTACGCGGTGGCATTGCGGCGATGAGCCAATTAGACAAGAGCTTAGATGAAGCCTCATTGACCTTGGGCGCAAACAGTCTAATGACGTTCCGACGCATCATACTTCCGTTATTACGTCCTGCGATTATCGCGGCGTTGGTGTATAGCTTCGTACGAGCCATCACCTCGGTCAGTGCGGTGATTTTCCTTGTCAGTGCCGATCACAACATGGCGACGTCTTACATTATTGGGCTGGTAGAAAACGGCGAGTACGGCATTGCCATTGCCTACTGTAGCGTACTGATTCTAGTCATGTTGACCACAATCATCGGCATCAATGTGTTTGTTGGGGAGCGTCGCTTAAGACGCAACGTATCTGTCTCTGCCTCAACGACATCATCCTCTAATTCAGGCCCTTCTCTAAAGGAGAAACACGCATGA
- a CDS encoding LacI family DNA-binding transcriptional regulator, with protein sequence MNKRNATSADVAILAGVSQSTVSRSFDPNSRISESTRQRVFAAAEQLGYQVNKAAQTMIKQRSDLVGLVTAGLEDPFRSEFLHKLIIEVQNCGLRPMVMDVSNRQTIDEDLQGLIQYQLSGVIITSGTPSENIGKAFIKHGTPVVLVNRTEHSDEADIVNLDNENAGAMAAEAFLKSGKTNLVVVRAKSPSFSSVMRAKGFLNYLHPYLDKGIVQASEVFCEAGNYESGYQIATQILALKNRPDGLFFCMDHIACGFLDAAKKQLSTSDLLSIGVIGCDDVALASYKSYDLTTLRQPSTTMAKAVMQTLLNRLKLPSSPPSKQAIAAKLIYRSTLTKPSSN encoded by the coding sequence ATGAACAAGCGCAATGCCACTTCTGCCGATGTCGCCATTTTGGCGGGCGTTTCTCAATCAACGGTATCGAGAAGTTTTGACCCAAATAGCCGAATATCTGAGTCAACACGTCAGCGTGTTTTTGCCGCCGCAGAGCAACTGGGTTATCAGGTAAATAAAGCCGCGCAAACCATGATTAAACAGCGCAGCGATCTGGTCGGTCTTGTCACCGCTGGTCTGGAAGATCCATTTCGTTCTGAGTTTCTACATAAGTTAATCATCGAAGTGCAAAACTGTGGACTTCGTCCCATGGTCATGGACGTATCCAATCGACAAACCATCGATGAAGACTTACAAGGGCTGATTCAATATCAACTCAGCGGCGTCATTATAACCTCTGGTACACCCAGTGAAAATATTGGCAAAGCCTTCATCAAACACGGTACCCCAGTGGTATTAGTGAATCGAACTGAGCATTCTGACGAGGCAGACATCGTCAATTTAGACAATGAAAATGCTGGGGCCATGGCCGCCGAAGCATTCCTCAAATCCGGTAAAACCAACCTTGTGGTCGTACGAGCCAAAAGCCCAAGCTTCAGTAGCGTAATGCGCGCTAAAGGTTTCTTAAACTATCTACACCCTTATCTGGATAAAGGTATCGTTCAGGCAAGTGAAGTCTTTTGTGAAGCTGGTAACTATGAAAGTGGTTACCAGATTGCCACCCAAATATTGGCACTTAAAAACCGCCCAGATGGTCTTTTTTTCTGCATGGATCATATTGCCTGTGGTTTTTTAGATGCCGCGAAAAAACAACTGTCCACCAGCGACCTACTATCAATCGGGGTAATTGGCTGTGATGATGTGGCCCTCGCAAGCTACAAATCGTACGATCTAACCACGCTCAGACAACCTTCAACAACCATGGCAAAAGCGGTGATGCAAACGCTGCTAAATCGATTGAAGTTACCCTCATCTCCTCCGAGTAAACAAGCTATTGCGGCTAAACTTATCTACCGCTCTACCTTAACAAAACCCTCCAGCAATTAA
- a CDS encoding MFS transporter produces the protein MPSTPSYSSVVAPKTQWLEIILLWIAGISAAMQFAKFSVSFETLLNHYQTTATLTGASLSAVGLVGLVFGVSAGMIASRVGYLKVLVGALLLGGSLSFIQSFLPPFNVLFITRILEGLSQLGVVVAAPTLIAKLSAPQHKSLTMGIWGTFFGVAFAVSGWAGKSLLDQYGLSTLFLSHGILISTIGVVLFVILRKNPVLDLVPAADNQGGFFSQMMRIYRNPRALLPSFVFLFYTCTLVSVLTYVPGLINDLSLQKWMLVLLPLITTSGTFLAGAIAQYLMRPQRVALVAYSGVAVSALVLSLIGDTALLFCLVVGVMVLFLGMVPGASLAMIPTLARNPSEQAQGYGLLAQFGNLGATVGPPTFATALVAYGLSGLVVLVLCVCCFGILFSLLAGRIKTVY, from the coding sequence ATGCCAAGTACCCCCTCTTATTCGTCGGTTGTTGCTCCAAAAACTCAATGGTTGGAAATCATTTTGCTTTGGATTGCTGGGATTTCTGCCGCAATGCAATTTGCCAAGTTTTCTGTCTCCTTTGAAACCTTGTTAAATCATTATCAAACCACGGCAACATTAACTGGCGCGTCACTGTCTGCTGTAGGGTTGGTTGGTTTGGTATTTGGTGTGTCGGCTGGGATGATTGCTAGCCGTGTAGGGTATTTAAAAGTGTTGGTCGGTGCTTTGCTGCTGGGTGGCAGTTTGTCGTTTATCCAGTCTTTTTTGCCGCCGTTTAATGTGCTATTTATCACCAGAATACTAGAAGGGCTTTCTCAGTTAGGCGTTGTTGTGGCGGCGCCAACGTTAATTGCGAAGTTAAGTGCGCCTCAGCATAAATCCTTGACGATGGGCATCTGGGGAACGTTTTTTGGTGTCGCGTTTGCGGTATCCGGTTGGGCTGGTAAGAGTCTTTTAGACCAATATGGATTGTCTACATTGTTTTTGAGTCATGGCATTTTGATTTCGACCATCGGTGTCGTGTTGTTTGTCATTTTGAGGAAAAACCCTGTGTTGGATTTGGTGCCTGCCGCTGACAACCAAGGTGGATTCTTTTCTCAAATGATGAGGATTTACCGTAATCCACGTGCTCTTTTACCGAGCTTTGTTTTCCTGTTTTATACCTGCACTCTGGTGTCTGTGTTGACTTACGTGCCGGGGTTGATTAATGACCTGTCTTTGCAGAAGTGGATGTTGGTTCTATTGCCTTTAATTACCACCAGCGGAACATTTTTAGCGGGCGCTATTGCACAATATTTGATGCGACCTCAACGAGTGGCGTTGGTCGCTTATTCTGGTGTGGCGGTCAGTGCGCTGGTTTTGTCATTGATTGGCGATACGGCGTTGCTATTTTGTTTGGTGGTCGGTGTTATGGTGTTGTTTCTTGGTATGGTGCCAGGCGCTTCGTTGGCAATGATTCCAACGTTGGCACGTAACCCAAGCGAACAGGCTCAAGGTTATGGTTTGCTGGCTCAATTTGGTAATCTTGGTGCCACAGTAGGGCCGCCAACGTTTGCCACTGCCTTGGTTGCCTATGGTTTGTCTGGACTGGTGGTGTTGGTATTGTGTGTTTGTTGTTTCGGTATTTTGTTTAGTCTTTTGGCTGGGCGCATTAAAACCGTCTATTAG
- a CDS encoding DMT family transporter yields the protein MAGTFFIMIACFTWALDTLIRYPLLGAGYSTLQIVLIEHLTLVLFVSPMLWRYRHVYRHMSISGFSCLFFIGGIGSAMGTLAFTEAFHYLNPTVVILLQKLQPIVAILLAYWLLKERIEGDFLRWAAVILFGSFVMMWPDLRLLGDAQWHYSSDSVSILKGYGYTLIAVIAWGAATVCGKYLSHQHMPANAIMSGRFVAGLLVLLPLALAQSDSLTTMTSVDFSLVIVMALLSGFIGMWFYYQGLKTVPAQLATLAELSFPVFAAAINWLFLDMGLTAYQIVGGLVLILGNIGLRMKELKRADLAPTAQ from the coding sequence ATGGCAGGTACATTCTTTATCATGATCGCGTGTTTCACGTGGGCACTTGATACCTTAATTCGCTACCCTTTGTTGGGCGCGGGTTATTCCACTCTACAAATTGTATTAATTGAACATCTCACCTTGGTGCTGTTTGTCAGCCCTATGCTGTGGCGCTATCGCCATGTTTATCGTCATATGTCGATAAGCGGCTTTTCATGTTTGTTTTTTATTGGCGGCATTGGCTCGGCGATGGGAACCTTGGCGTTCACCGAAGCCTTTCATTATTTGAATCCAACCGTTGTTATCCTGCTTCAAAAATTGCAGCCAATCGTGGCGATATTACTGGCGTATTGGCTTTTAAAAGAACGGATTGAAGGGGACTTTCTTCGCTGGGCAGCGGTCATTTTATTTGGCAGCTTTGTGATGATGTGGCCAGACCTGCGTTTGTTAGGCGATGCGCAATGGCATTACTCTAGTGATAGCGTGAGTATCTTAAAAGGCTATGGCTACACGCTGATTGCGGTTATTGCATGGGGCGCCGCGACCGTGTGTGGTAAATATTTGTCGCATCAACACATGCCAGCGAATGCTATTATGTCGGGTCGTTTTGTGGCGGGTTTATTGGTGTTATTGCCTTTGGCACTGGCGCAATCTGATAGCTTGACCACGATGACATCGGTGGATTTCAGCTTGGTTATCGTCATGGCCTTGTTAAGCGGATTCATCGGCATGTGGTTCTACTATCAAGGGCTCAAAACCGTCCCCGCACAACTCGCCACCTTGGCCGAATTGTCTTTTCCTGTGTTTGCCGCCGCCATTAATTGGCTGTTCTTAGACATGGGACTAACGGCTTATCAGATAGTCGGTGGTTTGGTGTTGATTCTAGGTAATATTGGTTTGCGTATGAAAGAGCTGAAAAGAGCGGATTTAGCGCCAACGGCTCAATAG